A stretch of the Thiomicrorhabdus xiamenensis genome encodes the following:
- a CDS encoding putative bifunctional diguanylate cyclase/phosphodiesterase has translation MLLRNTAGLPSLRKRYISLTIFLGLFVASLVAFGYFQTSTIKNAVSKGYEGVLQEQANLEDVRNHLLVINKDINLFLLDPQNENLIKEIDSYTEKSLKSLNQLVNSQHEYHVELEDKVNPIIDYFEKLNREVKRLIEYRLDINKQYPAMAISANEMEGQQDEVNSGFELLIMEIESGSLELKSTELYPLLLKSQTLWSKTISQSRIYMANRLASFTTGILEQQGQSLADMFLVFESNIRRLKALYSKENSFEGTAILDSIQKVSEAWFVNFLEMRVISETGQWRADTVIMRNSVFPLVNEITQGCNDVEAIIKREKQFLDEELSRSDDSFKYLIYGIIALYLIVISSILMSMEWSIFKPIERVTQALRSRAFGMDMPKIETTETEEIARLIEAFVQMDEEVTHRQNALEHQAMHDHLTGLPNRFLLNQRIEYQLLSAERQQGSFVLFVMDLDFFKEINDTLGHASGDKLLIEASERIHKLIRKSDTLARLGGDEFSILLPDMHKLQAGELAEQIIEQIGQPFELNGEKVNVSISIGIVSYPDDGLNAETLLQYADMAMYAAKRKRIGYSRYDSSENIYSKERLTLVGDLIDALENDQFELHYQPQVAAENGRICGAEALLRWQHKEHGYVPPDKIIEMAERLGIIHKLSLYVLRKAIAECRRWHQLGSDVSVSVNLSVRDLANEQLCAKIREYLNEFALDYRYLTVEITESVMMENLALSLGQLKKLNKLGINISIDDFGTGFSSLAYLKRLPVNELKIDKSFIMEIDEDENDQQIVSSTINLGHSLGLKVVAEGVETQQVMDMIKDFGCDQIQGYFISKPLPAKAFRQLLKNASRNVS, from the coding sequence ATGTTGCTCCGAAACACTGCTGGCCTTCCCAGTCTTCGAAAACGCTATATCTCCCTGACGATATTTCTCGGGTTGTTTGTCGCTTCCCTGGTGGCATTCGGTTATTTTCAGACATCAACCATTAAAAATGCGGTTTCAAAAGGGTATGAAGGGGTTTTGCAGGAGCAGGCTAACCTTGAAGATGTCCGAAACCATCTTCTGGTGATCAATAAAGATATCAATCTATTTCTGCTTGATCCGCAAAATGAAAACCTGATTAAAGAGATTGATTCCTATACCGAAAAGTCGCTTAAGAGCTTGAATCAGTTGGTTAATTCCCAGCATGAGTACCATGTGGAATTAGAGGATAAAGTCAATCCGATTATTGATTACTTTGAAAAACTTAACCGCGAAGTTAAACGCCTGATCGAATATCGGCTTGATATCAACAAGCAATACCCCGCTATGGCAATTTCCGCGAATGAGATGGAAGGGCAGCAAGATGAGGTCAATTCGGGGTTCGAGCTGCTGATTATGGAAATCGAATCCGGCAGTTTGGAATTGAAATCGACTGAACTCTATCCGCTTTTGCTTAAGTCGCAGACACTGTGGAGCAAAACGATCTCTCAGTCACGCATTTATATGGCCAATCGATTGGCTTCTTTCACTACCGGGATTCTTGAACAGCAGGGACAGAGTCTGGCAGACATGTTTCTGGTTTTCGAGAGCAATATCCGCCGACTCAAAGCGCTCTATAGCAAGGAAAACAGCTTTGAGGGCACTGCGATACTTGACTCGATTCAGAAAGTTTCCGAAGCCTGGTTTGTCAATTTTCTGGAAATGCGGGTCATCTCCGAAACCGGTCAGTGGCGTGCTGATACGGTGATTATGAGAAACAGCGTGTTCCCTTTGGTCAATGAGATTACTCAGGGATGCAACGATGTCGAAGCGATCATCAAGCGTGAAAAGCAGTTTCTGGATGAAGAATTATCTCGCAGTGACGATTCGTTTAAATACCTGATTTACGGCATTATTGCGCTGTATCTGATTGTTATCAGTTCCATTCTGATGTCGATGGAATGGAGTATCTTCAAGCCGATTGAGCGGGTCACTCAGGCACTGAGATCGCGTGCTTTCGGTATGGATATGCCGAAAATCGAGACCACCGAAACCGAAGAGATTGCGCGTCTGATCGAAGCCTTTGTACAGATGGATGAAGAGGTTACGCACCGCCAGAATGCGCTTGAACATCAGGCGATGCACGATCACTTGACCGGGCTTCCTAACCGTTTTCTATTGAATCAGCGCATCGAGTATCAGCTTCTCTCGGCGGAGCGGCAGCAGGGGAGTTTCGTGCTGTTTGTGATGGATTTGGATTTCTTTAAAGAGATCAACGATACCCTGGGCCATGCTTCGGGCGATAAACTGTTAATCGAAGCATCCGAGCGAATCCACAAACTGATCCGTAAATCCGATACCTTGGCGAGATTGGGGGGCGATGAATTCTCGATTCTGCTGCCGGATATGCATAAACTGCAGGCCGGGGAATTGGCCGAACAAATCATTGAGCAGATCGGACAGCCTTTTGAACTTAATGGGGAAAAGGTGAATGTCAGTATCAGCATCGGGATTGTCAGTTACCCTGATGACGGATTGAATGCCGAAACCTTGTTGCAGTATGCGGATATGGCGATGTATGCGGCCAAACGTAAACGAATCGGCTACTCGCGATATGATTCCAGCGAGAATATCTACAGTAAAGAGCGCTTGACACTGGTCGGGGATCTGATCGATGCGTTGGAGAACGATCAATTCGAACTCCATTATCAGCCTCAGGTTGCGGCGGAAAACGGTCGTATTTGCGGAGCTGAAGCGCTGTTGCGCTGGCAGCATAAAGAGCACGGTTATGTTCCGCCGGACAAAATTATCGAAATGGCCGAAAGGTTGGGAATTATCCATAAATTATCGCTTTATGTTTTAAGAAAGGCGATTGCTGAATGCCGTCGCTGGCACCAGCTCGGCAGCGACGTATCGGTTTCGGTGAATCTGTCGGTTCGTGATCTGGCCAACGAACAACTGTGTGCCAAAATTCGGGAATACCTGAACGAATTTGCACTGGATTACCGCTATCTGACGGTTGAGATTACCGAAAGTGTGATGATGGAGAATCTTGCGCTTTCACTGGGGCAGCTCAAGAAGTTGAATAAACTCGGAATCAATATTTCGATCGATGATTTCGGAACCGGTTTTTCGTCTCTGGCCTACCTGAAACGCTTACCGGTTAACGAACTTAAAATCGATAAGTCGTTCATTATGGAAATTGATGAAGACGAAAACGATCAACAGATCGTCAGTTCAACGATTAATCTTGGGCATAGCCTTGGCCTGAAAGTCGTTGCGGAAGGGGTAGAAACACAGCAGGTGATGGATATGATCAAAGACTTCGGCTGCGATCAGATTCAAGGATATTTTATCAGTAAACCCTTGCCGGCCAAGGCCTTCAGACAGTTGCTGAAAAATGCTTCCCGTAATGTTTCCTGA
- a CDS encoding sensor domain-containing diguanylate cyclase → MVTEHEFNHEPLVQGELLLFRTLWQTSNDNMFIVRINDDGDYVSEKSNRSLEATFGLHPGQLDGVLLKAILQGPVYEKIAQRYDRCIAQNTPITYEEEHVIDDSGSRVWSTTILPVYDRENHCTRILGVSREITSLKKAEQILKQHNKHLEHEVSKRTEELSRALREMEAISVKDKLTGLFNRHKLDQTLADYLSLAGRYQMPFGLIIVDLDNFKEINDTFGHHAGDHLLQAVADIMHESSRKTDIIGRWGGDEFLIIVPHADEKALYAYTDHIRSRIQNHSFAKVSAKLTVSAGATLYQPGDDTESILLRADKALYDSKNRNKNRVTFK, encoded by the coding sequence ATGGTAACCGAACACGAATTCAATCATGAACCTCTCGTACAAGGCGAGCTTTTACTGTTCCGCACTCTGTGGCAGACAAGTAACGACAATATGTTTATCGTCAGGATTAACGACGATGGCGATTACGTCAGCGAGAAATCCAACCGCTCACTGGAAGCCACTTTTGGTTTGCATCCCGGACAACTTGACGGCGTTCTGTTAAAAGCCATTCTGCAAGGCCCCGTCTATGAAAAAATTGCCCAGCGGTATGACCGATGCATCGCCCAGAATACCCCTATCACCTACGAAGAAGAGCATGTTATTGATGACAGCGGTTCGAGAGTATGGAGCACAACGATTCTGCCGGTTTATGATCGCGAAAACCATTGCACACGCATCTTAGGCGTTTCTCGCGAAATTACCTCCCTCAAAAAAGCCGAACAGATCCTCAAACAGCATAATAAGCACCTTGAACACGAAGTCAGTAAACGCACCGAAGAGCTGAGCAGAGCGCTAAGAGAGATGGAAGCGATCTCGGTGAAGGATAAACTGACCGGCCTTTTCAACAGACATAAACTGGATCAAACGCTGGCCGACTATCTCAGTCTCGCAGGCCGTTACCAGATGCCGTTCGGGTTGATTATCGTCGACCTGGACAATTTCAAAGAGATCAATGACACCTTCGGTCACCACGCCGGAGATCACCTATTGCAGGCGGTTGCCGACATCATGCATGAGAGCTCCAGAAAAACCGATATTATCGGCCGCTGGGGCGGCGATGAATTCCTGATTATCGTTCCGCACGCAGACGAAAAAGCGCTGTATGCATATACAGACCATATCCGCAGCCGAATTCAGAACCATTCCTTTGCTAAGGTTTCGGCTAAGTTGACGGTCAGCGCCGGGGCCACACTCTACCAACCGGGAGATGATACCGAGAGCATACTGTTAAGAGCGGATAAGGCCCTTTACGACTCAAAGAACAGAAATAAAAACCGGGTCACATTCAAATAG